The Muricauda sp. SCSIO 65647 genome includes a region encoding these proteins:
- a CDS encoding VCBS repeat-containing protein, producing the protein MGAIRKILLIVCLGSALNGCNTKEQSYDDQVFLLLDAKETGIGFENQLSYSEDFNIYLYKSFYNGAGVGMGDFNNDGHLDVFFCGNQVDNKLYVNKGGFQFVDATEVAGVASRGSWSTGVSVVDINHDGWLDIYVCKSGRPNSENRRNNLYINSGKPDANGFPIFVDKAHEWGIDDLGFSVNATFFDYDRDGDLDMYLLNNSINPSEVVLNAKKGLRQIYDPHGGNKLYKNVGGRFVDVTVEAGIYGSAIGFGLGASVGDINKDGWPDIYIANDFFEKDYLYYNNKNGTFTEAIETSMAEISQGSMGVDIADLNNDGWQDIFVTEMLPDGNERVKTKVLFDDWNTYQLRIRNGYHKQFPRNTLQLNQGKVSGDEMVAFSEISRLTGTAATEWSWGVHILDLNNDAHKEIYITNGIVKDLLDQDYIDFYNNADKLRQMYEEKGAVIKELVDNIPSAKVSNYLYQNQNENLKFVDVAENWGLGTPSFSTGAAFGDLDNDGDLDLIVNNLNDSPFIYENQTNGLRNHLTITLQGDKANSQATGSQVTLYADGKIWFQEAYPVRGTMSTMDNRLHFGLAHYQKIDSIQVVWPSGGVSKFRNIDANQFLTISQSEAQHKEGGEYLQMEPMPVLLNDVTALYDIDFEHSENKYLDFDRDNLRYSSIATEGPSVAVADVNNDGKSDFFICGAKGQPGQMFESAPEGDFRLTNQSLFEKDAQAEDVNAVFADIDNDGDQDLLVAAAGYEYPSSSFALANRIYINDGSGNFGKSSQMIPNGNLADTSCIFPSDIDNDGDLDLFVGTRAVPLSYGVPPSSFLLVNDGKGNFTDETQIRAAGLIDVGMVTDAAWFDFDRDGDQDLVVVGEFMPIKLFENQQGNFIEKTAELGLGKTHGLWNAVAVKDLDNDGYEDIVAANFGLNNFYKASVDKPLTLFINDFDNNGAIDHVLCKYEEGKLYPIPTKKDITSQMPYLSKSFVKHSDYANATVQDVFTEEKLEQGITLKANYLESMVFWNNKNSFEMVALPIEAQLTSNYAIFLDDMDADGITDILLGGNLFRIKPQLGIQAGSCGMFLKGGKNRVFEPLSYSESGFYVSGEIRDMKLLGSSNDKKSILVARNNDGPKIFKYEDGKQQ; encoded by the coding sequence TTGGGCGCAATAAGAAAGATATTGTTGATAGTGTGTTTGGGTTCCGCCTTAAATGGGTGCAATACCAAAGAACAATCATATGATGATCAAGTTTTCTTGCTATTGGATGCCAAAGAAACAGGAATTGGCTTTGAGAACCAATTGAGCTACTCAGAAGACTTTAACATCTATCTATACAAAAGCTTTTACAATGGTGCCGGCGTGGGCATGGGCGATTTTAACAACGATGGTCACCTTGACGTCTTCTTCTGCGGTAATCAAGTCGATAATAAACTCTACGTGAACAAGGGCGGTTTTCAGTTTGTCGATGCTACCGAAGTTGCCGGTGTGGCCAGCCGGGGATCATGGAGTACGGGTGTCAGTGTCGTTGACATTAACCATGACGGTTGGTTAGATATCTATGTGTGCAAAAGCGGCAGGCCCAACAGTGAAAACAGAAGGAACAATCTGTATATAAACAGTGGAAAACCTGATGCAAATGGTTTTCCAATTTTTGTGGATAAGGCCCATGAGTGGGGCATTGACGATTTAGGGTTTTCTGTAAATGCCACTTTTTTTGATTATGATAGGGATGGGGATTTGGATATGTACCTGCTGAACAATTCCATAAACCCTTCTGAAGTGGTGTTGAATGCAAAAAAAGGATTACGTCAAATCTATGACCCCCATGGGGGCAATAAACTCTATAAAAACGTAGGGGGACGATTTGTGGATGTCACGGTCGAGGCAGGTATCTACGGCAGTGCAATAGGCTTTGGTTTGGGTGCGTCAGTGGGAGACATCAACAAAGATGGCTGGCCCGATATTTACATCGCCAATGACTTTTTTGAAAAAGACTATTTGTACTACAACAATAAGAACGGCACTTTTACCGAAGCGATAGAGACTTCAATGGCAGAAATAAGCCAAGGTTCGATGGGGGTCGATATAGCAGACCTGAACAATGATGGGTGGCAAGACATCTTTGTCACAGAAATGCTTCCCGATGGCAATGAAAGGGTCAAAACCAAAGTGCTTTTTGATGATTGGAATACCTACCAACTGAGAATCAGAAATGGTTACCATAAGCAGTTTCCCAGAAATACCCTGCAACTGAACCAAGGTAAAGTTTCAGGCGATGAAATGGTCGCTTTCAGTGAAATTTCACGATTGACGGGTACTGCTGCCACAGAATGGAGTTGGGGAGTTCATATACTCGATTTGAACAACGATGCGCATAAAGAAATTTACATTACCAATGGCATCGTAAAAGACCTCTTGGACCAAGATTATATCGATTTTTATAACAATGCCGATAAATTGCGTCAGATGTATGAAGAAAAAGGGGCAGTCATTAAAGAACTGGTCGATAACATTCCTTCCGCAAAGGTTTCAAATTATCTGTATCAAAACCAGAATGAAAATTTAAAGTTTGTCGATGTGGCCGAAAACTGGGGTTTGGGCACCCCTTCGTTCTCAACAGGCGCGGCCTTCGGCGATTTAGATAATGATGGAGATCTCGATTTGATCGTCAACAACTTGAACGACAGTCCGTTCATTTATGAAAACCAAACGAACGGATTACGGAACCATCTGACCATAACGCTTCAGGGTGACAAAGCGAATAGCCAAGCCACAGGAAGTCAGGTAACACTCTATGCCGACGGAAAAATATGGTTTCAAGAGGCGTATCCTGTTCGGGGCACCATGTCAACCATGGACAATCGCCTGCACTTTGGCTTGGCCCATTATCAAAAAATCGATTCCATTCAGGTGGTCTGGCCCTCAGGCGGTGTTTCTAAATTTCGCAACATAGATGCGAACCAATTTTTGACCATCAGTCAGTCTGAAGCGCAACATAAAGAGGGAGGGGAGTATCTTCAAATGGAACCGATGCCAGTTCTTTTGAACGATGTTACTGCGTTGTATGACATAGATTTTGAGCATAGTGAAAATAAGTACTTGGATTTTGACCGAGACAACTTACGATACAGTTCCATTGCAACCGAAGGACCTTCGGTTGCCGTCGCCGATGTCAACAATGATGGTAAAAGTGATTTTTTTATCTGTGGCGCCAAGGGGCAGCCCGGCCAAATGTTCGAAAGCGCCCCAGAAGGCGACTTTCGCTTGACGAACCAATCGCTTTTTGAAAAGGATGCCCAAGCCGAAGATGTGAACGCCGTTTTTGCAGATATTGATAATGATGGTGATCAAGACCTATTGGTGGCGGCGGCAGGATATGAATATCCCTCAAGCTCCTTTGCATTGGCCAATAGAATATATATCAACGACGGTTCTGGAAATTTTGGGAAATCGTCACAGATGATTCCCAATGGTAATCTCGCTGATACGTCCTGCATTTTTCCATCCGATATTGATAATGACGGCGATCTCGATCTTTTTGTCGGAACTCGGGCAGTGCCACTCTCATACGGTGTGCCCCCGAGCAGCTTCTTATTGGTCAATGATGGCAAGGGAAATTTCACCGACGAAACCCAAATAAGGGCTGCGGGCCTCATCGATGTGGGCATGGTAACAGATGCCGCTTGGTTTGATTTTGATCGCGATGGGGATCAAGATCTTGTTGTGGTTGGTGAATTCATGCCCATCAAACTTTTCGAAAACCAACAAGGCAACTTTATTGAAAAAACCGCTGAGCTCGGTTTGGGCAAGACCCATGGCCTTTGGAATGCGGTTGCGGTAAAAGATTTGGACAATGATGGGTATGAAGACATCGTGGCGGCCAATTTTGGCCTGAACAATTTTTATAAAGCTTCCGTTGATAAGCCTCTGACACTGTTCATCAATGATTTTGACAATAACGGGGCCATAGATCATGTACTGTGCAAGTATGAAGAGGGCAAATTGTATCCCATTCCTACAAAAAAAGACATTACCTCACAAATGCCCTATTTGTCAAAAAGTTTTGTAAAGCATAGTGATTATGCCAATGCCACGGTACAGGATGTTTTCACAGAAGAGAAATTGGAACAGGGCATTACGTTGAAAGCCAATTATTTAGAGTCAATGGTGTTTTGGAACAACAAAAACAGTTTTGAAATGGTGGCCTTGCCGATCGAGGCACAATTGACCTCGAACTACGCAATTTTTCTTGATGATATGGATGCAGATGGTATTACCGATATTTTGCTTGGTGGAAACCTATTTCGTATCAAACCCCAGTTGGGTATACAGGCAGGCAGTTGCGGTATGTTTTTGAAAGGCGGGAAAAATAGGGTATTCGAACCGTTGTCTTATTCCGAAAGCGGGTTTTATGTATCAGGTGAAATACGCGATATGAAACTACTGGGGTCATCAAATGACAAGAAGTCGATATTGGTGGCTCGAAATAATGATGGCCCAAAAATTTTTAAGTATGAAGATGGGAAGCAGCAATAA